GCGCACCACTGGCGGGCGAACAGTGCGAGCACGGCCGCGTGCGAGGCGATCAGTTCAGCGATTTGCCGGGCAGTCATATCAAAACGAGAGACGACACCGGGGCGCAGATTTTCCGCGCGAAACCCGAATTCCTTCGCGGCCTTCTTGACCTTCTCGTAGGTCTTGCCGCCGATTCCCAAGGCGCCCGCCACCTTGCCACGGGTCTGACCGGTGGAACCTTCAGGCAATTTGCCTGAAGGTTTGTCCGTCCGAGTGCCCTGCCGCTTCTTTGCCTCAGGCTTCTCCAGGGCCTCGATGCGGCGCCCGAACTCAAACAGGTCATCGGGATCGAGCTCCTTCCGACACGTGTTCTCGTCGCGCTCCGTTTGAAGAGCCGCGACCGCCCTGTCGAGCGCGTCAACGATGCGGCAGGGAATCTCCGTCCAGCCCAACTTCTTGGCTGCCGTGAGGCGACGCGCGCCCGCGATTAATTCAAGCCGCGTGTTCAAGACGATCGGGTGCAACAAGCCGACCTCTTGGATCGAGGCCGCCAGGGGCAGGACGGTGCAATCCGTTGCGCAGGCGAAGTACGTTCGCGCTTGCACCGGAACCCGGATCGGTCATGCTGGGAGTGGTTCCAGGAGGGTCTATGACCGAAGCGGAATGGCTGGTGGGTGAGAACCTGTTCCGAATGCCGGACGCGCTCGGCGATCAGAGGGAACGGAAACTGAGGCTGGCCGGGTGCGCGGTCTGTCGCCGGTTGTGGCACCTGCTCA
The Gemmata palustris DNA segment above includes these coding regions:
- a CDS encoding sigma-70 family RNA polymerase sigma factor, producing MQARTYFACATDCTVLPLAASIQEVGLLHPIVLNTRLELIAGARRLTAAKKLGWTEIPCRIVDALDRAVAALQTERDENTCRKELDPDDLFEFGRRIEALEKPEAKKRQGTRTDKPSGKLPEGSTGQTRGKVAGALGIGGKTYEKVKKAAKEFGFRAENLRPGVVSRFDMTARQIAELIASHAAVLALFARQWCADPEDAVQDAFCKLVRQSVPPGDPVAWLFRVVRTTAIDRGRVDRRRVKREAITARPERWFAEHEIDGLDATAAVAALDALPDELREVIVARLWGGMTLEQVAAVAGCSLTTAHRRYGAGIVALRERLGVTCPK